A single region of the Pseudomonas granadensis genome encodes:
- the metR gene encoding transcriptional regulator MetR, whose protein sequence is MLEIRHLKTLHALRDADSLVDAADRLHLTQSALSHQFKELEERLGMALFVRKTKPVRFTSAGLRLLQLADATLPLLRAAERDIGRLAGGTAGRLHMAIECHSCFQWLMPTIDQFRDAWPEVELDLASGFSFAPLPALARGDLDLVVTSDPLDIAGITYVPLFTYEAMLAVANQHALASKPYIVPEDLLSETLITYPVERDRLDIFTRFLEPADIEPAQVRTSELTVMMMQLVASGRGVCGMPHWALHEYSSRGYVKGKRLGEKGLFATLYAAIRTDMLDAPYMRDFLLTAKDTSFSTLDGVSAVR, encoded by the coding sequence GTGCTTGAAATCCGTCACCTGAAAACCTTGCACGCCCTGCGCGACGCGGACAGCCTGGTCGATGCCGCCGACCGCCTGCACCTGACGCAGTCGGCGTTATCGCATCAGTTCAAGGAACTCGAAGAGCGCCTGGGCATGGCGCTGTTTGTACGCAAAACCAAACCGGTGCGCTTCACCAGCGCCGGTTTGCGCCTGCTGCAACTGGCCGATGCGACCTTGCCGCTGCTGCGCGCAGCCGAGCGCGACATCGGCCGTCTGGCCGGTGGCACTGCCGGGCGCCTGCACATGGCGATCGAATGCCACAGTTGCTTTCAGTGGTTGATGCCAACCATCGACCAGTTCCGTGACGCCTGGCCTGAGGTTGAACTCGACCTCGCTTCGGGCTTCTCCTTCGCGCCGCTGCCGGCACTGGCCCGGGGCGATCTGGACCTGGTGGTGACGTCGGACCCGCTGGACATTGCCGGCATCACCTACGTGCCGCTGTTCACCTACGAAGCCATGCTCGCGGTGGCCAATCAGCATGCGCTGGCGAGCAAGCCGTACATCGTTCCGGAAGACTTGCTCAGCGAAACCCTGATCACCTATCCGGTGGAACGAGATCGTCTCGACATCTTCACGCGCTTTCTCGAACCGGCCGATATCGAACCGGCGCAGGTGCGCACTTCGGAACTGACGGTGATGATGATGCAACTGGTCGCCAGCGGCCGCGGTGTCTGCGGCATGCCGCACTGGGCGCTGCATGAATACAGTTCGCGCGGGTATGTGAAGGGCAAGCGACTTGGCGAGAAAGGCCTGTTTGCGACGCTGTATGCGGCGATTCGCACCGACATGCTTGATGCGCCGTATATGCGCGATTTCCTGCTGACGGCCAAGGACACCTCGTTCTCGACCCTGGACGGGGTCAGCGCGGTTCGTTGA
- a CDS encoding putative bifunctional diguanylate cyclase/phosphodiesterase: MKTPFAQTNRRILIIDDTPAIHDDFRKILAPRAQDEVELQQLEQTLFGDAQAPHLTFELDSAYQGQDALTLVERALHAGNPYALAFIDMRMPPGWDGLETIEQLWRVDPNLQIALCTAFSDYSWEAMAERLEFGDQLLILKKPFDSLEIRQMANALTWKWQLAQDAALKMLSLERTIEARVHELLKVSHLLQYDSLTGLPNSTLLGDRLTQALANCRRHDKQLVVMFLGLDRFKRINNALGHPAGDEMLKRTGQQLCACVRDSDSVFRYGADEFVVLLGDIHHPQQIHGIAEKLLTAIRQPQTIAGHEISVTASLGMSLYPEDGLEAIELIKKAETAMHNVKEHGPGSSAFFIEAMNQRAREQHSIESGLRRALQQHEFVLHYQPKIDLRSTAVVGAEALVRWQKPGQTLIYPGEFIAVAEDSGLIVPLSQWVLAEACRQARAWQRAGLPPLSLSVNISPIDFRQPDFVASIERVLEQSGLAAQILELEITEGVLMQNVEATMTALNRLKALGVRLAIDDFGTGYSSLSYLRRFPIDVLKIDQSFIRGLSCDSNDAALVDAIISLGRSLGLKVIAEGIETAEQLAFLKDHHCEEGQGYYFSQALPAAAFAQWLAQGKSAPCSH, encoded by the coding sequence ATGAAGACACCCTTCGCACAAACCAATCGACGCATCCTGATCATCGATGACACACCGGCGATTCACGATGACTTTCGCAAGATCCTCGCGCCGCGCGCTCAGGACGAAGTCGAGTTGCAGCAGCTGGAGCAAACGCTGTTTGGCGATGCGCAAGCACCGCATCTGACCTTCGAGCTCGATTCGGCCTATCAGGGCCAGGACGCCCTCACCCTGGTCGAGCGCGCGCTGCACGCAGGCAATCCGTATGCGCTGGCCTTCATCGACATGCGCATGCCGCCCGGCTGGGATGGCCTGGAAACCATCGAACAATTGTGGCGGGTCGATCCCAACCTGCAAATCGCTTTGTGCACGGCATTCAGCGATTACAGCTGGGAAGCGATGGCCGAGCGGCTGGAATTCGGCGATCAATTGCTGATCCTGAAAAAGCCCTTCGACAGCCTGGAAATCCGCCAGATGGCCAATGCACTGACCTGGAAGTGGCAGCTCGCTCAGGATGCGGCGCTGAAGATGCTCAGCCTGGAGCGCACGATCGAGGCCCGGGTTCACGAACTGCTCAAGGTTTCGCACCTGTTGCAATACGACTCGCTCACCGGGCTGCCCAACAGCACCCTGCTCGGCGATCGTTTGACCCAGGCACTGGCGAACTGCCGCCGGCATGACAAACAACTGGTGGTGATGTTTCTCGGTCTGGACCGCTTCAAGCGCATCAACAATGCGCTGGGACACCCGGCCGGTGACGAAATGCTCAAGCGCACCGGCCAGCAGCTGTGCGCGTGCGTTCGCGACTCGGACTCGGTGTTTCGCTACGGCGCCGACGAGTTCGTGGTGCTCCTCGGCGACATCCATCATCCCCAGCAAATCCACGGCATCGCCGAGAAACTGCTCACGGCCATTCGCCAACCGCAGACCATTGCCGGCCACGAGATCAGCGTGACCGCCAGCCTGGGCATGAGCCTTTATCCCGAGGACGGGCTGGAGGCCATCGAACTGATCAAGAAAGCCGAAACCGCGATGCACAACGTCAAGGAGCACGGCCCCGGTTCCAGCGCCTTCTTCATCGAAGCCATGAACCAGCGCGCCCGTGAACAGCACAGCATCGAATCCGGCCTGCGCCGCGCCCTGCAGCAGCACGAATTCGTCCTCCACTATCAACCGAAAATCGATCTGCGCAGTACTGCCGTGGTCGGCGCCGAAGCGCTGGTGCGCTGGCAGAAGCCCGGGCAGACGCTGATCTATCCGGGCGAATTCATTGCCGTGGCCGAAGACAGCGGACTGATCGTGCCACTGAGTCAGTGGGTGCTCGCCGAAGCCTGCCGCCAGGCGCGCGCATGGCAACGGGCCGGGCTGCCGCCGCTCAGCCTGTCGGTGAATATTTCGCCAATTGATTTTCGTCAGCCTGACTTCGTTGCGAGCATCGAGCGAGTGCTGGAGCAGTCCGGGCTGGCCGCGCAGATTCTCGAACTGGAGATAACCGAAGGCGTATTGATGCAGAACGTCGAGGCGACGATGACCGCGCTCAATCGTTTGAAAGCGCTGGGCGTGCGGCTGGCCATTGATGATTTCGGCACCGGCTATTCGAGCCTGAGTTACCTGCGTCGGTTTCCCATCGATGTGCTAAAGATCGATCAGTCATTCATTCGCGGCTTGAGCTGCGACAGCAACGATGCCGCCCTCGTCGATGCGATCATCAGCCTGGGCAGGAGTCTGGGTCTCAAGGTCATTGCCGAAGGCATCGAGACGGCCGAGCAACTGGCATTTCTCAAGGATCACCATTGCGAAGAAGGCCAGGGTTATTATTTCAGCCAGGCACTGCCGGCGGCGGCATTCGCCCAATGGCTCGCTCAGGGAAAAAGCGCCCCATGCAGTCACTGA
- a CDS encoding HD domain-containing phosphohydrolase codes for MEEPTTPTPSQRPKVLLVDDEESILNSLRRLLRGQPYDVLLATSGAQALDLLAQQPVDLVMSDARMPGMDGATLLAQVRERHPGALRIMLTGYADPSAIIKAINDGQIHRYISKPWNDEELLLILRQALEHQHSERERQRLERLARAQNVQLKQLNTSLEKHVAARTAELQQTADMLDLAYEELKRSYVTGTEVFSLLANLRLPPAKQTNRQIIELVRGYSKVHGLDEASSRDLTMAAALYNIGKLSWPDSMMVTPSDLLHSAERERYRGYPKQSESLLMTLDPMKDAARLILHHQEHWDGSGFPDRLKGEAIPFGSRLLKLAVDFVELQRGLILERQMNNDEALLYLRQYSGRLYDPELVEAFIEVCVTLLNDVALIDPQVKVLSTRELSAGMILARNLNADNGMLLLNAGKVLSGPLIEKLIAFEAMEGGKYRVFVKEPEEPVAALEAQG; via the coding sequence ATGGAAGAGCCAACCACGCCCACACCGAGTCAGCGACCGAAGGTGCTGCTGGTCGACGACGAAGAATCCATTCTCAACAGTCTGCGCCGCTTGTTACGCGGTCAGCCCTATGATGTTCTGCTGGCCACCAGCGGTGCCCAGGCGCTGGATCTGCTGGCGCAGCAACCGGTGGACCTGGTGATGAGCGATGCGCGCATGCCCGGCATGGACGGCGCGACGTTGCTGGCGCAGGTGCGCGAACGTCATCCGGGGGCTCTGCGCATCATGCTTACCGGTTATGCCGACCCGAGCGCCATTATCAAGGCGATCAATGACGGGCAGATCCACCGTTACATCAGCAAACCGTGGAACGATGAAGAGTTGCTGCTGATCCTGCGCCAGGCGCTGGAGCATCAACATTCGGAGCGTGAGCGGCAGCGCCTGGAACGTCTGGCCCGGGCGCAGAATGTTCAGCTCAAACAGCTCAATACTTCACTGGAGAAACACGTCGCGGCGCGTACCGCCGAGCTGCAGCAGACCGCCGACATGCTCGATCTGGCATACGAAGAACTCAAACGCAGCTATGTCACCGGCACCGAGGTGTTTTCACTGCTGGCGAACCTGCGCTTGCCGCCCGCCAAACAGACCAACCGGCAGATCATCGAGCTGGTGCGCGGCTACAGCAAGGTCCATGGCCTGGACGAAGCGTCGAGTCGCGACCTGACCATGGCCGCAGCGTTGTACAACATCGGCAAACTGAGCTGGCCGGATTCGATGATGGTCACGCCGTCGGACCTGCTGCACTCGGCAGAGCGCGAGCGCTATCGCGGCTATCCGAAGCAGAGCGAATCGCTGCTGATGACCCTTGATCCGATGAAAGATGCCGCGCGGCTGATCCTGCATCATCAGGAGCATTGGGACGGCAGTGGTTTTCCCGACCGGCTCAAGGGCGAGGCGATTCCGTTCGGTTCACGATTGCTGAAGCTGGCGGTGGACTTCGTCGAACTGCAACGCGGCTTGATTCTCGAACGGCAGATGAACAACGACGAAGCGCTGCTGTACCTGCGTCAATACAGCGGCCGCCTGTACGATCCGGAGCTGGTCGAGGCGTTCATCGAGGTCTGTGTGACATTGCTCAATGACGTCGCCCTGATCGACCCGCAGGTCAAAGTGTTGAGCACCCGCGAACTGAGCGCCGGGATGATTCTGGCGCGTAACCTCAATGCCGATAACGGCATGCTCCTGCTCAACGCTGGCAAGGTGCTCAGCGGCCCGTTGATCGAGAAGCTGATTGCCTTCGAAGCCATGGAAGGTGGCAAGTACCGGGTGTTCGTCAAAGAACCCGAGGAGCCAGTGGCCGCGCTCGAGGCACAGGGCTGA
- a CDS encoding LysE family translocator has product MIPLEDLLIFAAAALLMVLTPGPNMIYLISRSICQGRRAGVTSLLGVVGGFFVHMFAAAAGLTAVFLAVPMAYEVLKWAGALYLLWLAWQAVKPGARSPFEAQQLPADSTRKLITMGFLTSALNPKIAVFYLSVFPQFISPEHGSVFAQSIVLGLTQISVSFSVNLLIALFAAGIAAWFVRNPTWLSLQRYVMGFVLGGLAVRLMLEQRKTA; this is encoded by the coding sequence ATGATCCCGCTTGAAGACCTGCTGATTTTTGCCGCCGCTGCCTTGCTGATGGTACTGACGCCGGGGCCGAACATGATTTACCTGATCTCGCGTTCGATCTGTCAGGGACGCCGGGCCGGTGTGACGTCGTTGCTGGGCGTGGTCGGTGGGTTTTTCGTGCATATGTTCGCGGCAGCGGCGGGTTTGACTGCGGTGTTTCTCGCCGTGCCGATGGCCTATGAAGTGTTGAAGTGGGCGGGCGCGCTGTACCTGCTGTGGCTGGCCTGGCAAGCGGTGAAGCCCGGCGCGCGTTCGCCGTTCGAGGCGCAGCAACTGCCGGCGGATTCAACGCGCAAACTGATCACCATGGGCTTTCTCACCAGTGCACTTAACCCAAAAATTGCGGTGTTCTATCTCTCGGTGTTTCCGCAGTTCATCAGTCCTGAACACGGCTCGGTATTCGCGCAAAGCATCGTTCTGGGCCTGACCCAGATCAGCGTCAGTTTCAGCGTCAATCTGCTGATCGCGTTATTTGCCGCCGGCATTGCTGCGTGGTTTGTGCGCAATCCGACGTGGCTGTCGCTGCAACGGTATGTGATGGGGTTTGTCCTCGGCGGTCTGGCCGTGCGCCTGATGCTTGAACAGCGCAAGACGGCCTGA
- a CDS encoding GNAT family N-acetyltransferase: MWIERLDASHALAYRELMLEAYDRHPQAFTSSVRERAVMPLSWWEGRLTSKLDVVLGAFEAGTLAGIVGLAFEPREKARHKATLFGMYVSADFRQHGLGFELVQAALAEARNHCALKLIQLTVTAGNAAAFNLYQRCGFIQYGLEPLAVRVGEDYFDKIHMWREISEHQRGGETVDSSSTG, translated from the coding sequence ATGTGGATCGAACGGCTGGACGCCAGCCATGCGCTGGCTTATCGCGAACTGATGCTCGAGGCCTACGACCGCCATCCGCAGGCGTTCACCTCAAGCGTGCGCGAGCGCGCGGTAATGCCGTTGAGCTGGTGGGAAGGGCGCCTGACCAGCAAGCTCGACGTCGTTCTCGGCGCGTTCGAAGCCGGCACGTTGGCCGGAATAGTCGGCCTAGCATTCGAGCCACGCGAGAAGGCCCGACACAAAGCCACGTTGTTTGGCATGTATGTGTCGGCGGACTTTCGCCAGCACGGTTTGGGCTTCGAGCTGGTGCAGGCGGCCCTCGCCGAAGCGCGAAACCATTGCGCGCTGAAACTCATCCAATTGACCGTCACCGCTGGCAATGCGGCCGCGTTCAACCTCTACCAGCGCTGCGGCTTCATCCAGTACGGCCTCGAACCGCTGGCGGTGCGAGTGGGTGAAGATTATTTCGACAAGATTCACATGTGGCGCGAGATCAGCGAGCATCAGCGCGGGGGCGAAACAGTCGATTCCTCATCGACCGGGTAA
- a CDS encoding NUDIX hydrolase, whose translation MPLTSDTSPRTLRIAAALLLNPQGQTLLVRKRGTTAFMQPGGKIEAGEEPVHTLARELEEELGLHINPAQATFLGEFSAPAANEPGFVVYAQIFQLTIAVDVCPAAEIEEVIWVDPVTDPAVELAPLTREHILPFYRRSLSALA comes from the coding sequence ATGCCGCTGACTTCTGACACTTCGCCCCGCACCCTCCGTATCGCTGCTGCGCTGCTGCTCAACCCGCAAGGGCAGACCTTGCTGGTGCGCAAGCGCGGTACCACGGCGTTCATGCAACCGGGGGGAAAGATTGAAGCCGGCGAAGAACCGGTGCATACCCTCGCGCGTGAGCTGGAAGAAGAACTCGGACTGCACATCAATCCCGCGCAAGCGACGTTCCTCGGCGAATTTTCCGCACCGGCAGCCAACGAGCCGGGGTTTGTCGTGTATGCACAGATTTTTCAGCTGACCATCGCAGTTGACGTCTGCCCGGCGGCGGAAATCGAGGAAGTCATCTGGGTCGATCCAGTCACTGATCCTGCGGTCGAACTGGCGCCATTGACACGCGAACACATCCTGCCGTTTTATCGCCGTTCACTGAGCGCACTCGCCTGA